Part of the Anopheles coluzzii chromosome 3, AcolN3, whole genome shotgun sequence genome is shown below.
aagagtgataacaatggcacgagaaactgtcgctctcatcgctctcttgccatgcgctacgtgctcactcaaaaacagtgacgtcaggccggcggtcaaagtgttaagcggagacccccccccctccacatTGGATCACATGAGAGACCTTTGGCTATGAGCGATTGATACCGTACCGTAGGCTACGATCCTTGTGTTAGTGTATCGGaacaccccccctcccccctacCTCTCTCACAACTCTAAACTCGTTCTATATTTTTTCATCCGAACATACTGACATACTGGAACGGGTACCATCTTGTTTGGAAAATAATCTAGTTTCGTTcctatacatttttttttaattttcccgTCCCCAATTTTGACATCTTAAGTAACGATGAAGACTCGTTGCTATATCTAGTTGTCTCttcaaatgtgttgaaaaaagTCAAAATTATTACGAATTGTTGAAAACTAATGATGCTATTCATATCGAACACTGACATGCGCAGATATCCCATACATACACAATACAAGCAGATACAATGCAGCGTGCAAAGCGAATGAGATAGAATAAAGAAAATACATCTGGTAAGAATATTATAAGTACTGTTCTGTACTCAAAACTTTATTGTCATGTAATCAATAAGTCTCTGCTAATCAAGTCCATTTGTGGTACtggcataaacaaatcaacaacggttgttgtgcaaaacaagaagaaggtATTCCAAATGAgatcatttaatttattttatgtctGGTTTTTTTTCAGAATTCTTTGCCCTGATGAGAACGGTACTGCAGAACTTATTGTACCATCGTTATGGTCTATTATGACAAAGGTTCGTTATGAAGCTTTTCTGTGGGGAGCCGGAACTGCATTGGGAGAACTTCCACCCTACTTTATGGCTAAGGCCGCTCGGCTCTCGGGTAATAATACTGAAGAATTAGAGAATTTACAAGAACTTGAAAAACTTCAAAAGCGCAaagaaaaaggtgaaaaattgaatttgttcgATAAAGGTAAACTGATGATGGAGGATATTGTTGAACGTGTAGGATTTTTTGGTATTCTTCTGTGTGCTAGTGTGAGTATAGAAATATTCCGAAATCttatgcattttattttatgaattCTTTTAATTTGTCAATATAGATCCCGAATCCATTATTTGATCTGGCTGGAATAACATGTGGTCACTTTCTGGTTCCTTTCTGGAAGTTTTTCGGTGCTACGCTTATCGGTAAAGCGGTGATTAAAATGCATATACAGAAAATTTTCGTTATCATATCCTTTAACGAAAGCTTGGTTGACAAGTTCATCGACATTCTTGCACTCATTCCAATGGTTGGGGTACGGTTGCAAAAGCCTTTTAAAGGATTCTTTGAAACTCAGAAGCAGCGTCTCCACCGAAATAGTCACAAGCAATCGATTAACTCTTCAGATGGTAATTTATTGGCTAGTTTGTTCGAGTATTTCGTTTTTGCCATGATATGTTACTTCTTAACATCCATTGTAAATACATTTGCTCAAAGTTATTGTAAGCGTATGAGGAAGTTACAAGACAGCAATTATTCCTTGCATGCCGCatcaaataaaaagcaaacctAAAGCATAGGCAAGAGAAACAGTCGCTATATTTTAGGActctataaaaaatattgcttCGATATAGCATTTATGTAAAAAGATTAATGATGTAGTGCTACCAAATTATAGTTTGTCAAAGACTCTTCATGtcatggaaaataaataaacaaataccGATTTTAGTGATTTGGACGTTACTTGTTtgcattgaaataatttcattGATTTATACTCTAGTCACATAATGTCTTTTAAGCtaaaacaatataaacaaaataatcttttgatacataaaaataatctTTTGATACATAGCAGAGTACACACATAATTAGCAagtaacaacaaaacacagtaAACGACttgttttagaaaaaaatagtttttagcttgaaaaaataaattaggCTCcgtttgattaaaataaactgTTCTTCATTTTAAGCCTAAAACTTTTAATTATAGAATAGCCCTGTTCGTATTTACCGAGGTccctttacagggttttctgACTCATATGAGTATACAATATTGTATAATGTCCTCAACATTTTTTCGTTGATTGCGAGATATTTTGCAACAgttgtcaaatgttgtattggcatcacaataatgttttaGTTCTTTCACATTCCATTCCCCTAAGGCCTGGGTTTGTGCTCCATCGGAAGCAATTTAATCGAAAAGTCTggcaaaattttatatgggatttgacagatgcCCGCTTGCTCGTGGTTAACAAAAAGTTGAATTGGTAG
Proteins encoded:
- the LOC120955912 gene encoding vacuole membrane protein 1 isoform X1; its protein translation is MPKKGVVAKNKSMKMKKNTEDTRSFTFDDKRSGGSTTLGNESGGSYPGYKNTRYKSSNNENNNTIDSSVLGSFDDAKQYHRLEYRADITMKMSAGSSNSNKNSNRNGNNNNNAVSQKNDNKKFAKEIKSLVLWASPMKTLKYASLEVIYLLQTNLSRLLHRRAQLTALLIVICSTAVAIYTPGQHQILVQYLKHKGIFVIYWLGLGILSSVGLGTGLHTFLLYLGPHIASVTLAAYECSSLNFPEPPYPNEILCPDENGTAELIVPSLWSIMTKVRYEAFLWGAGTALGELPPYFMAKAARLSGNNTEELENLQELEKLQKRKEKGEKLNLFDKGKLMMEDIVERVGFFGILLCASIPNPLFDLAGITCGHFLVPFWKFFGATLIGKAVIKMHIQKIFVIISFNESLVDKFIDILALIPMVGVRLQKPFKGFFETQKQRLHRNSHKQSINSSDGNLLASLFEYFVFAMICYFLTSIVNTFAQSYCKRMRKLQDSNYSLHAASNKKQT
- the LOC120955912 gene encoding vacuole membrane protein 1 isoform X2, with translation MKMSAGSSNSNKNSNRNGNNNNNAVSQKNDNKKFAKEIKSLVLWASPMKTLKYASLEVIYLLQTNLSRLLHRRAQLTALLIVICSTAVAIYTPGQHQILVQYLKHKGIFVIYWLGLGILSSVGLGTGLHTFLLYLGPHIASVTLAAYECSSLNFPEPPYPNEILCPDENGTAELIVPSLWSIMTKVRYEAFLWGAGTALGELPPYFMAKAARLSGNNTEELENLQELEKLQKRKEKGEKLNLFDKGKLMMEDIVERVGFFGILLCASIPNPLFDLAGITCGHFLVPFWKFFGATLIGKAVIKMHIQKIFVIISFNESLVDKFIDILALIPMVGVRLQKPFKGFFETQKQRLHRNSHKQSINSSDGNLLASLFEYFVFAMICYFLTSIVNTFAQSYCKRMRKLQDSNYSLHAASNKKQT